One window of Phycisphaeraceae bacterium genomic DNA carries:
- a CDS encoding VWA domain-containing protein, with protein MTSPEFANPRWTPPLHFEEPMWLVLLALAIPIAWTGLRWLSTMSPARRVSAVLARCALLLLVVLALSGASVVGKSDRLAVVFAVDVSGSVVSRSEDPGVAVASIRAAIERLDRSRGPDDLLGVVLFDGRAAALATPTLGKIGERSWDLLPTDGTGIESAIRLAGAIIPPDADGRVVLVTDGHQTVGDALAAAADLGARSIPVDVVAIAPPTGGETFVERVDVPPRAAAGGTVAARIHLYSTEGSRGTLRVLLNGQAVRIDADGTGSRVIETPRGRSIHLVEFPLGEGRVHSVQAIFEPDRSEAGELVGDSILVNNIGLAEILSPGTGEILIVDGVGNADPASAGYALVGPLARSGLGVRVVVPEALPTDLIGFEPFDLVILQNVPASAVAEESQRALVSYVRDLGGGLAMIGGHASFGAGGWKGSELEPILPVLLDLPDRIVVPEVAIVFVLDCSGSMRRPVLGSSRTQQQVANESVAVAIRSLDRTDLVGVVRFSNNAEVVVPLGPNSDPDLSVGRVLGIRPDGGTDARAGLIAAAQELRGVEAKVKHVVLLSDGRSIRAEDLPPMAAGLAAEGVKVTTIAVGDDADVQTMRAMADLGEGVFHNVINPTRLPRVFLKIIEVVRSPMVREGRFSPRVLATGSPIVQDLPSPPDLFGYVMTRAKEDPLVTLAMVAPEGEPLLAHWPVDLGRVLAFTSDAHDWASEWLEWEGYAPFWTRVARVIGRSLSSGPLELAARVEGSRVRLVLEAVSPEGDPLDGIDARVMLYRRDSGEEPSEIALKQIGPGRYEGQAPVVVGASYVALARARQTSIGEGGEPVERTLPSALAVAVSPPGVEFTPGEDPMPLLARIVEVSGGVMRSEASLSTREVFDRSTLVPRRVLRPLWRDLLPWIMAVLLMDIATRRIAWDRLVSDRFGDGLGSRARDATRHRGSESASTLGALRASRPTMGREQSGTLSDADAQRIRQQQASDRLASRIADARARIAAPSRGVGQGSEPGTPGAGTSTPPRSEPDRALSESGESSLMAAKRRARERMERDGRSEG; from the coding sequence ATGACATCGCCAGAGTTTGCGAATCCGCGCTGGACGCCTCCCCTTCATTTCGAGGAGCCGATGTGGCTCGTGCTTCTGGCGCTGGCGATACCGATCGCGTGGACGGGGCTGAGGTGGCTCTCGACGATGAGCCCGGCGCGGCGCGTCTCTGCGGTTCTGGCGCGGTGTGCGCTGTTGCTGCTGGTTGTGCTCGCGTTGTCGGGCGCGAGCGTGGTCGGGAAGTCGGATCGGCTTGCCGTTGTGTTTGCGGTGGATGTCTCCGGCTCGGTGGTCTCTCGTTCGGAGGATCCCGGGGTCGCGGTTGCATCGATCCGCGCGGCGATCGAGCGGTTGGATCGCTCGCGCGGGCCGGATGATCTGCTCGGCGTGGTGCTGTTTGACGGTCGTGCGGCCGCGCTCGCGACGCCGACGCTGGGGAAGATCGGTGAGCGGTCGTGGGATCTGTTGCCGACGGACGGCACGGGCATTGAGTCGGCGATCCGACTGGCGGGCGCGATCATTCCGCCGGATGCCGACGGGCGTGTCGTCCTCGTGACCGACGGGCACCAGACAGTGGGCGATGCGCTCGCGGCGGCGGCGGATCTGGGTGCGCGGTCGATTCCCGTGGACGTGGTCGCGATCGCGCCGCCGACGGGTGGCGAGACGTTTGTCGAGCGTGTGGATGTTCCGCCTCGTGCGGCAGCGGGCGGGACTGTCGCGGCCCGCATTCATCTCTATTCGACCGAGGGCTCGCGCGGGACGCTGCGGGTTCTTCTCAATGGGCAGGCCGTGCGGATCGACGCGGACGGCACGGGGTCGCGTGTGATCGAGACGCCGCGCGGCCGGTCCATCCATCTGGTCGAGTTCCCGCTTGGCGAGGGGCGAGTTCACTCTGTGCAAGCGATCTTCGAGCCCGATCGGAGCGAGGCGGGTGAGCTTGTGGGCGATTCGATACTCGTCAACAACATCGGTCTGGCGGAGATTCTGAGCCCGGGTACGGGCGAGATCCTGATCGTTGATGGAGTGGGCAACGCGGATCCCGCTTCGGCGGGCTATGCGCTTGTGGGGCCGCTCGCGCGATCGGGGCTGGGTGTGCGGGTGGTCGTGCCGGAGGCCTTGCCGACGGATCTGATCGGCTTCGAGCCGTTCGATCTGGTGATCCTTCAGAATGTGCCGGCTTCGGCGGTGGCAGAGGAGTCGCAACGGGCGTTGGTGTCGTATGTTCGCGACCTCGGGGGCGGGCTTGCGATGATCGGCGGGCACGCGTCGTTCGGTGCGGGCGGGTGGAAGGGGAGTGAGCTTGAGCCGATCCTGCCGGTGCTGCTCGATCTGCCCGATCGGATCGTTGTGCCGGAGGTCGCGATCGTCTTTGTGCTCGACTGCTCGGGATCGATGCGTCGTCCTGTGCTCGGTTCTTCCAGGACTCAGCAGCAGGTCGCCAACGAGTCTGTTGCGGTTGCGATCCGCTCGCTTGATCGCACGGATCTTGTCGGCGTGGTGCGGTTCAGCAACAACGCCGAGGTGGTGGTGCCGCTCGGCCCGAATTCCGATCCGGATCTGTCGGTCGGGCGGGTGCTCGGGATCCGGCCCGATGGCGGCACGGATGCGAGGGCGGGGTTGATCGCTGCGGCGCAGGAGTTACGCGGCGTTGAGGCGAAGGTGAAGCATGTCGTCTTGCTCTCGGACGGCCGGAGCATCAGGGCTGAGGATCTGCCGCCGATGGCGGCGGGACTTGCTGCGGAAGGTGTAAAGGTCACGACGATCGCTGTCGGCGATGATGCCGACGTGCAGACGATGCGTGCGATGGCGGATCTCGGGGAGGGTGTGTTCCACAACGTGATCAATCCGACGCGTCTTCCCCGCGTGTTCCTGAAGATCATCGAGGTTGTGCGCAGCCCGATGGTGCGTGAGGGGCGGTTCTCGCCGCGTGTGCTGGCGACGGGATCGCCGATCGTGCAGGATCTTCCTTCGCCGCCCGATCTGTTCGGTTATGTGATGACTCGCGCGAAGGAGGATCCCTTGGTGACGCTGGCGATGGTCGCGCCCGAGGGAGAGCCGCTGCTGGCGCATTGGCCGGTTGATCTGGGGCGTGTGCTGGCGTTCACGTCGGACGCGCACGACTGGGCCTCGGAGTGGCTGGAGTGGGAGGGGTACGCGCCGTTCTGGACGCGGGTTGCGCGTGTGATCGGTCGGTCTCTCTCGTCGGGTCCGCTCGAGCTTGCTGCCCGAGTCGAGGGGTCGCGTGTCCGGCTTGTTCTGGAGGCGGTGTCGCCCGAGGGAGATCCGCTTGATGGGATTGATGCGCGGGTGATGCTCTATCGGCGGGACTCGGGCGAGGAGCCGAGCGAGATCGCGCTGAAGCAGATCGGGCCGGGTCGGTACGAGGGGCAGGCACCGGTTGTGGTCGGCGCGTCGTATGTGGCGCTGGCGAGGGCTCGTCAGACGAGCATCGGCGAGGGTGGGGAGCCCGTGGAGCGGACGCTTCCCTCTGCGCTTGCCGTCGCGGTCTCGCCGCCCGGTGTCGAGTTCACGCCGGGTGAGGATCCGATGCCGCTCCTCGCTCGGATTGTTGAGGTGTCGGGGGGTGTGATGCGGAGCGAGGCCTCGCTCTCGACGCGGGAGGTGTTCGATCGCTCGACGCTTGTGCCGCGTCGGGTGCTGCGCCCGCTGTGGCGGGACCTTCTTCCGTGGATCATGGCGGTGCTGCTGATGGACATCGCGACGCGTCGCATCGCGTGGGATCGTCTGGTAAGCGATCGATTCGGCGATGGTCTCGGGTCTCGCGCGAGGGACGCGACGCGTCATCGTGGCTCGGAATCGGCATCGACGCTCGGTGCGCTTCGCGCGTCTCGCCCGACGATGGGGCGCGAGCAATCGGGGACGCTCAGTGATGCGGATGCGCAGCGCATCCGGCAGCAGCAGGCCTCCGACCGGCTTGCATCGCGCATCGCCGACGCCCGCGCCCGGATCGCGGCGCCCAGCCGCGGCGTCGGTCAGGGATCAGAGCCCGGCACGCCCGGTGCAGGCACATCAACTCCGCCCCGATCGGAACCGGATCGGGCACTATCTGAGTCGGGTGAGTCCTCGCTCATGGCGGCGAAGCGCCGCGCCAGAGAGCGCATGGAGCGAGATGGAAGGTCTGAAGGGTGA
- a CDS encoding amino acid carrier protein: MDSFWHFMDQLNGVLWHDYVLYVLLLVGLLFTVWSGFSQYRALTHGLAVVRGKFDERDDPGAINHFQALSTALSGTVGLGNIAGVAVAVSLGGPGAVLWMWVVGFVGMALKLTEVTQAMLFRNTEDPDNPHGGAMWVCKKGFAKIHPALAPVGIVVGGIFCITVLISAITGGNMFQAWNVAKITTAYFPSINPLVAGVVMSVVVGLTIIGGIKRIGAVTGRLVPFMCLLYLLGAIVVLAMNIGAVPSMLRLIVVSGLPPFLGGENANPTGAFLGGTFGYAFLWGMKRALFSNEAGQGSAPMAHAAAKTKEPVREGVVAGLEPFIDTLVVCTLTALVVLSSGAWNRGAAATYDATPGIVAATDSSGNPISGQWVPDRIDLPAKPEAERKISNVWRVNDELFIIVKAETDSKTGRDLHRLRGRVISGESATDLKVSWFPYAASTAPTAHEGGIYLDLVGSSLTGYAFDRTVPGMGMWIVTLAAWLFAISTMISWSYYGEQATVFLLGKWAILPYKLLYCVAILIASAPNLIKSDVQLDALTALGTGVMLWANIPIMLIFGPMAMRAYHQYMKQLKSGEFKGHAYPSITDVAEGKDVQ, from the coding sequence ATGGACAGTTTCTGGCACTTCATGGACCAGTTGAACGGGGTGCTCTGGCACGACTACGTTCTCTATGTTCTCCTCCTCGTCGGCCTCCTCTTCACAGTCTGGAGCGGTTTCAGCCAGTACCGGGCGCTCACGCACGGTCTCGCGGTTGTCAGGGGCAAGTTCGACGAGCGTGACGATCCGGGCGCGATCAACCACTTCCAGGCCCTTTCGACGGCCCTCTCGGGAACGGTCGGGCTCGGCAACATCGCGGGCGTCGCGGTCGCGGTGTCGCTCGGTGGCCCGGGGGCGGTGCTGTGGATGTGGGTTGTCGGCTTCGTCGGCATGGCTCTCAAGCTGACGGAAGTGACGCAGGCGATGCTCTTCCGCAACACCGAGGATCCGGACAATCCGCACGGCGGCGCGATGTGGGTCTGCAAGAAGGGCTTTGCCAAGATCCACCCTGCGCTCGCGCCGGTCGGGATCGTTGTCGGCGGTATTTTCTGCATCACCGTGCTCATCTCGGCGATCACGGGCGGCAACATGTTCCAGGCCTGGAACGTCGCCAAGATCACGACTGCCTACTTCCCCAGCATCAATCCGCTTGTCGCGGGCGTCGTGATGTCGGTGGTCGTCGGCCTCACGATCATCGGTGGTATCAAGCGCATCGGTGCGGTGACGGGGCGGCTGGTGCCCTTTATGTGTCTGCTGTATCTGCTTGGTGCGATCGTCGTGCTGGCGATGAACATCGGGGCCGTGCCGTCGATGCTGCGGCTGATTGTCGTCTCCGGTCTGCCTCCCTTCCTCGGGGGCGAGAACGCCAATCCGACCGGGGCTTTCCTTGGGGGCACATTCGGGTACGCGTTCCTCTGGGGCATGAAGCGAGCTCTGTTCTCGAACGAGGCGGGGCAGGGGTCGGCACCGATGGCACACGCCGCGGCGAAGACGAAGGAGCCGGTCCGCGAGGGCGTGGTCGCCGGTCTTGAGCCGTTCATCGATACGCTGGTGGTCTGCACGCTGACCGCGCTTGTGGTGCTCTCGAGCGGGGCGTGGAATCGCGGTGCGGCGGCGACCTATGACGCCACACCCGGCATCGTTGCGGCGACGGATAGTTCGGGGAACCCGATCTCGGGCCAGTGGGTGCCCGATCGGATTGATCTGCCCGCCAAGCCCGAGGCCGAGCGGAAGATCAGCAACGTCTGGCGTGTGAACGACGAGCTGTTCATCATCGTGAAGGCGGAGACGGACAGCAAGACTGGACGCGATCTCCACCGCCTCAGAGGACGCGTGATCAGCGGCGAGTCGGCGACCGATCTGAAGGTTTCCTGGTTCCCGTACGCGGCATCGACGGCGCCGACAGCCCACGAGGGGGGCATCTATCTCGATCTGGTCGGTTCCTCGCTGACTGGTTATGCCTTCGACAGAACAGTCCCCGGAATGGGGATGTGGATCGTGACGCTCGCGGCCTGGCTGTTTGCGATCTCGACCATGATCTCATGGTCGTATTACGGCGAGCAGGCGACGGTCTTCCTGCTCGGAAAGTGGGCGATCCTGCCCTACAAGCTGCTCTACTGCGTCGCCATCCTGATTGCGTCGGCACCGAACCTGATCAAGAGCGACGTGCAGTTGGATGCGCTCACAGCCCTCGGCACAGGTGTGATGCTCTGGGCGAACATCCCCATCATGCTGATCTTCGGCCCGATGGCGATGCGCGCGTACCACCAGTACATGAAGCAGCTCAAGAGCGGCGAGTTCAAGGGCCATGCCTACCCGAGCATCACCGATGTGGCGGAGGGCAAGGACGTTCAGTAA
- a CDS encoding CocE/NonD family hydrolase produces the protein MRHTSSLTLPRVLGMAGVVFASLVLASCSASRTTDARPAAAQDVRWPTLEPVDPAKKHALRVEYGVWIPMRDGVRLSADVYRPEGEGRYPVILSRTPYNKAGAGKASIDRYRMYVERGYVVVVQDVRGRGDSEGQFTPFLQEGDDGYDTIEWCGTQPWSSGKVGMIGGSYGGYVQWVAAIRQPRHLAAIAPTVACPDPFVDGLINGPTGLPSPICVSWYFYTSGRLNQQSHAVEWARVFEHLPIIELDDRAGRAMPIWDEFVRNSRLGPYWEPARYQHRLGEVTIPTLNISGWYDDEQISTITNFAGVIADGNPGTDGAHHALLMGPWPHSVNSGTKVGEIEFGPSAKIDMDAYVLRWFDRWLKGIENGVEHEPPVRHFVMGENVWKDAATWPIPGTTFTPYYLRSEGNANSRLGDGYLSTEMPASGETPDSYVYDPGDATPFLTDPMFSQIGGPDDYSGIELRGDLLVFTTPMLTAPIEICGPIKATLWASSDAPDTDFMVRVLTVHPSGFSQRLSDGVVRARFREGMDKPSLITPGQVYQYEIDVWTTCQTILPGHAIRVEVMSASFPQWDRNPNTGSDLGMDTEFRPARQTIYHDAARPSHVVLPVVRR, from the coding sequence ATGAGACACACCTCGTCACTCACTCTTCCCCGCGTGCTGGGCATGGCGGGCGTGGTGTTCGCTTCCCTTGTGCTTGCCTCATGCAGTGCATCGCGCACCACGGATGCGCGCCCGGCAGCGGCGCAGGACGTCCGGTGGCCCACGCTCGAGCCGGTTGATCCTGCGAAGAAGCACGCGCTGCGCGTCGAGTATGGCGTCTGGATTCCGATGCGGGACGGCGTGCGGCTGTCGGCGGATGTGTACCGACCCGAGGGTGAGGGTCGGTATCCCGTCATCCTCTCGCGAACGCCTTACAACAAGGCGGGGGCGGGGAAGGCGTCGATCGATCGCTATCGCATGTACGTCGAGCGCGGCTACGTCGTGGTGGTGCAGGACGTGCGGGGGCGAGGCGACTCCGAGGGGCAGTTCACGCCGTTTCTCCAAGAGGGCGACGACGGATACGACACGATCGAATGGTGCGGCACACAGCCGTGGTCGAGCGGCAAGGTGGGGATGATCGGCGGGTCGTACGGGGGATATGTCCAGTGGGTGGCGGCGATCCGGCAGCCGCGCCATCTTGCTGCGATTGCGCCGACGGTGGCGTGTCCCGATCCGTTTGTTGACGGGCTGATCAACGGTCCGACGGGTCTGCCCTCGCCGATCTGCGTGAGTTGGTATTTCTACACGTCGGGCCGCCTGAATCAGCAGTCGCACGCCGTCGAGTGGGCGCGGGTGTTCGAGCATCTGCCGATCATCGAACTGGATGATCGAGCGGGAAGGGCGATGCCGATCTGGGACGAGTTCGTGCGTAACAGCCGGCTCGGTCCTTATTGGGAGCCGGCTCGCTATCAGCACCGGCTTGGCGAGGTCACGATTCCGACGCTGAACATCTCCGGGTGGTACGACGACGAGCAGATCAGCACGATCACCAACTTCGCGGGCGTGATCGCCGACGGGAACCCTGGCACTGATGGTGCGCACCACGCGCTGCTCATGGGGCCGTGGCCCCATAGCGTGAACAGCGGAACGAAGGTGGGGGAGATCGAGTTCGGCCCGAGCGCCAAGATCGACATGGATGCGTATGTGCTGCGTTGGTTCGATCGCTGGCTGAAGGGGATCGAGAACGGTGTGGAGCACGAGCCGCCCGTGCGTCACTTTGTCATGGGCGAGAATGTGTGGAAGGACGCGGCGACCTGGCCCATCCCCGGCACCACGTTCACGCCGTACTACCTGCGGAGCGAGGGGAACGCCAACTCTCGATTGGGTGACGGGTATCTTTCGACGGAGATGCCGGCGTCGGGGGAGACGCCGGATTCGTATGTGTATGACCCCGGGGATGCCACGCCGTTCCTGACCGATCCGATGTTCAGCCAGATCGGAGGGCCGGATGATTACTCGGGGATAGAGCTTCGCGGCGACTTGCTCGTCTTCACGACGCCGATGCTGACTGCGCCGATCGAGATCTGTGGGCCGATCAAGGCGACACTCTGGGCCTCATCGGACGCGCCCGATACGGATTTCATGGTTCGCGTTCTCACCGTTCACCCGAGCGGGTTCTCGCAGCGACTCTCGGATGGTGTCGTCCGGGCCCGCTTCCGTGAGGGGATGGACAAACCGTCGCTGATCACACCGGGGCAGGTCTATCAGTACGAGATAGACGTCTGGACGACCTGCCAGACGATTCTTCCGGGGCACGCGATACGGGTGGAAGTGATGTCGGCGAGCTTTCCGCAGTGGGATCGTAACCCGAATACTGGAAGCGACTTAGGGATGGATACCGAGTTCCGCCCTGCTCGGCAGACGATCTACCACGACGCGGCGCGGCCGTCGCATGTGGTGCTTCCGGTTGTTCGGCGTTGA